Below is a genomic region from Flammeovirgaceae bacterium SG7u.111.
ACCATACCTTCAGATACAGGCTCATGGGCTTTCGCCGCTGCGTGGGCAATTGGAGCAGAGCCCTGACCAGCCTCATTGGAAAACAGCCCCCTGTTTACACCTCTATTAAAAGCGTAGGCAAAAGTAGCTCCCATAAAACCACCTGTTGCTGCCGAACCTGTAAAGATATCTGCAAAAACAGAAATAAAGGAGGGAACAATATTTCCTGCATTATAAAAAATAACCGCTAATGCGCCTATCAAATAGATAAATGCCATAGCAGGAACAAGTTTTTCCGTTATTTTGGCTATCCTCTTTATTCCACCAATAATCACTAGCCCGAGCAAAATAGCCAATACTCCACCCGTAAGCATATGTGGAATTTCGAACGTGGCAAAAAGCGAATTAGCAATACTATTGATTTGCGGTAAGCTACCTGTACCAAACGAAGAAAGAACAGTAGCAATGGCAAAGATCACCGCCATCCACTTCATGTTCAACTTATTTTTCATGAAGTACATTGGACCACCAGCGATCTCCCCTTTTTCATCCTTTTCCCTGTACTTGTGCGAAAGCGTAACTTCCACAAACTTGGTAGTCATACCTAAAAAGGCCGTTACCAACATCCAAAAAAGTGCGGCAGGACCACCTAAATGAATAGCGTAAGCTACACCTGCAATATTCCCTGTCCCTACCGTGCCTGAAAGTGCCGTTGTAAGTGCTTGAAAATGAGAAGTATCCCCCTCATCACCCTCTTTGTCAAACTTACCTTTTACAGCTTTAAGAGCATGTCCAAAGTAACGAATTTGAGGAAATTTTAAATAAATGGTAAAAAACAAACCTGTTCCTAGGAGCACGTAAACAAACCAGTCGCTGCTTCCTATGTAACTATCGATAGTAGCTAAAATGTCGTTGAGTTGTTGCATAGTTGATTCGAAGTATTTTCAGTCCTTTTATTGTGTGAATAATTAGGTAAAATTAGTACAATTTATTGTTTTTAAAATCCAAATCAGACCTTAAAGCAAAGTTTATCTCACAGACAATCACCTTATTGCATTAAAAAACAGAGCATAAAAGAAGTCAAAATAGTCTTTTGATTATCCTAAACTTAGTGAAATAATCGGTGAAATTTACTGCTCCAATCAACATTAGCAAAGTAAGAAAAGGGCTAAAACCAACTTTGTACCTTACCAAATTCCCAATATTTGGAGCGGCAATTGGCAAAATACAAAGCATTAAAAAAGAGTAAAGCAACACAGGAATCACCCAAGCCTCCAGCTTCTTTTTGAAAAGTAGTTTGATAAATACAGGTACCGAAAATATGCTTAAAGAGAAGATAAAAGCCGCTTCTATAGCACTTAGCCGTTTTAACCAATGACCTTCTTCCCACAGGTATGGGCGATACATCCCTTCCCAAACTGCCTTTGGAATATTTTTTAACACACAAGTCCAATCTGGTGTAAGCCCCTCAAAAAGAATCAGGTTGGACTCATTCGCCGTAGCTTCCACCATAATCTGGTTATTTTTTACCAAAGCATTTAGGAAAACACCGATATTTAGATTGGGGTGGAAAAATGTGCTTCCTATTAAAATTAGGGTGAAGAATCCAAGCATGCTTACATAACTCCATTTTTCAAACTTCCGAGGCAAAAGCAATTGAGTGAGGTAATAAGAAAATATAGCCGCAAGCAACCCTCCCAAATAGTAATATTTTAATTTTAAAATCAGAACTGAGAGCAAGCAGAAAGCCAATATCTTCCATAATGAGCTACGATTCACCCCCAAGCCACTATTGTTTTTAAAAGGAAGAAGTGCTACCAAAAAACCGATACTTCCAACCAACAAACTTTCTTTTATAATACCCGAACTCCAAAACACAAAAGAGGGAAAGTAAAAAAAGGAAAACGCCACCAAAGATTGATAGCTTCGAAAAGTATTCGCTAGTTTATTGGCACAAAACCAACTTCCTGCAAAGCTAAATAAAGAAAAATACACACTGGTAAGCCAATAGTTATCTGCCGTAAGCAAATTCACTATACTGATCGCCTTCGACATAAAAACTGCCCTTGGGTTGGTAATCTGCAGAATCCTATAAACATGTTGGTCTTCTTCCCATACATCAAAAAACAGGAAATGAAGATAGTCAGAAGGGTTTTGCTTGGCATATTTTGCCAGAGCCACCCCATCTCCAAAAAGCGTAACCGTATCTCCTCCTTTATAAAAGAACCAATAAACCAATCCAAGACCTATCCCAGCCACAACCCTCACCACTAGGGCAAACCAAAAATGCTTGCGCAAGCTTTGCTGTTTTGACTTTTTATAAAGCAAAAAGGAAATCAGCCCAAGAAATAGAAGGTTGAGAAGAATTAGCACAGTTTATCGCAGTTCGATTCTGCCCAAATTTAACCCCTACCACCCCAAACACCCTCTTATTTTCCTATCTTTATACTACGATAAGGTGAAATTATTCAACCAAAATTTTTAAAATGATGGCAACAAAAACCACAATCAGCTTTTTATTGGTGCTTTTACTTTCAATAATGAGCTCAAACGCCCAAAGCAAAAAGAATTATGCTTTGGTTATTCATGGAGGAGCAGGTACTATCCTCAAAAAGAACATGACCAATGAACGGGAAAAGGAATACCGTGACAAACTAAACGAGGTTTTGGAAGCTGGAGAGAAAGTTCTTGCCGAAGGAGGAACAAGCTTGGAAGCCGTAGTTACCGCTATCAAAATCATGGAAAACTCTCCACTTTTTAATGCAGGTAAAGGCGCTGTTTTTACCCACGATGGTAAAAATGAACTCGATGCCTCTATTATGGATGGAAGTAATTTAAATGCTGGAGCAGTTGCTGGAATTACTACCGTGAGAAATCCGATTACCGCTGCTCTTGCCGTTATGGTCAACTCAGAGCATGTAATGCTTTCGGGCAAAGGGGCAGAAGCTTTTGCAGCGGACCAAGAACTAGAAATTGTTGAACCTTCTTATTTCTTTACCGAAAGAAGGAAAAAATCTTTGGAAAGGGCGATCAAAAGAGAGCAAGAAGGGCAAGGATATTATCTAGATCCTCAGGAAATCAAGAACTTCAAATACGGAACGGTTGGTTGTGTTGCGCTTGATCAATATGGAAATATTGCCGCTGGCACTTCTACTGGGGGCATGACGAACAAAAAATGGGGGAGAATAGGCGATGCTCCCATCATTGGATCAGGAACTTATGCCAATAATGAAACATGTGGCGTATCTGCAACAGGACATGGCGAATACTTTATAAGAGCACAAGTTGCCCACGATATTTCTGCAAGGATGGAGTACAAAGGAATTCCCTTGCAAGAAGCGGCTGACGAAGTAGTGATGAAAAAATTGGTAGAAATGGGCGGAAGCGGTGGAATTATCGCCTTGGATGCAAAAGGAAACATATCTATGACGTTCAACTCTGAGGGAATGTACCGTGGCTTCGTGAAATCGGATGGCTCTAAAAAGGTAATGATCTATAAAGACGAAGAATAAAGTCAAGGTTGCACAAACAAAAGCGGCTCTTTTTCTATAAGTATTAGAAGAAGAGCCGCTTTGTATATAATACGTTTGTCTAGAAAAGTTTGATAAAAACTACTATGATTGGCGCAGCGATAAGCAATCCATCAAACCTATCTAAAAAACCTCCGTGTCCAGGAATAGTTGTTCCCGAATCTTTTATATGAATACTTCTTTTAAAAAGCGACTCTACTAAATCTCCATAAGTACCTGCCACAACTATAATAATCGAAATAGTAATCCACTGCCAAGTAGCCAACACAGGAAAATAATAGGCAAATATCGATGCTAGACCTATTGCAGTTAAAGCTCCTCCAACACTTCCTTCCCATGTCTTTTTTGGTGAAACACGTGCAAAAAGCGGTCTTCTACCAAAGTTTTTTCCCGCAAAGTATGCCCCAGTATCACTTCCCCACAAGGTAAAAAGTAAGCCTATGATGATCTCATAATGATAGACACTATCCACAAATGCGCACATATTAAGCAGGGCAAAGGGTGTGCCTACATAAATTACCCCCAAGAAGGTAAAAGCAATACTTGTGAATGGTTTTTTATCAGCTTTTTTATATAAAATAATGACATAAACTGCCGATAAACCTACAAATATGAGCATATAGTACTCATTTGCCAGAATATTCTTCTCCACCAAAAAGGTGAGCAAAAACATCAAAAAACCATTGAGCATTCCATAGGTTTTGAGGGGTACGTTTCCATCTAGCCCAAGCAGTTTGTAAAACTCTAGCATTGAGAGCATGCAAATAGCCAAGAAAATAACAAAGTAACTCCACTCATTCCAAAGAATAGCCCCCAATATGATACTTGCCCCAAACAAAGCAGCTATTATTCGCTGGGTAAGCTCGGGCAAATTATTCAAATGTGACCTCATTCTCTATAATTTTTAACGCTTCCAATACATCTGTATCTGTCACATACACTTCTTTTTCTCCAAAATTATTATAAGAAGAATCACGCTTATCCATAATAATGGAAGTAATGTTATTTCCTTCCAAAACTGTTTTTACCAATTCAGCCTGATATAAGTTAGTAGTGCTATATACTTTTTTCCAATTGCTCATTATAAGTTTCTGGTTGTTTTTGGTATATTTTTCATTTTCATTCTTGTCAGCAACAAACTTATAGTATTATTAGCTTATACTGAGTTTTTTTCTTTTGTACCAAACCCTCCTATTAGTTGGGTTTTGAAATAATACAACAACCCAATTACTAGCCAAAAGGAAGTCAATGCCCACCATATGTTCGCATTTTCAGCTTGTTGGTCTATATCGACCATTTCCTTTTTACTTAAATAAAATACAAGCAAGGTTATCCCATTATTGCAAAAATGAGCAAAAATGGGCACCCACAATGTTCCTGACCAAATATATAAATATCCGAAAAGCGCACCAAGCAACATACGGGGTACAAAGCCGAAGAACTGGAAGTGGAAAGCACTAAACAGGATAGCCGATATCCAAATAGCTATATGAGAATTATTGGTGAACGACCTCAGTTTATTTTGCAAAACACCTCTAAAAAGCAATTCTTCGCCAATTCCAGGCAACACTGCTACCACAAATAACCCAATCAGAAAATCGGTAGTAGACTCGAATTGGATCAAAAACATTGTCAGCTCTTTTACTTTATCCTCCATTTCCCTAGCCCTCTCGGCAAAGCCGCTCATCCACTCGGGGAAAACTATATTTTCATTCCATTGAATTATGAAAGCGCTCAATGGCATATAAAGCAACACGATGAACAAAGTCAGCACCAACATCAATACCAATGACTTTCCTCCAAATGTTTTGAAAGCATCAAAAGGCTTTGTTTTTTCATAAAATTTCAAATAAAGCAAAGGAGTCCCGATAAACATCATGACACTATTGGCTCCTTGTACCGCCATCAGTATCATTCGATTGGCTGGATCAGACTGGGGATCTTCAAACAAAACCTTGAGCAAATCTTGGTCAAAACCTAACAATACAAAAGCGAGTACCGCACCCACAAACTGCGCCAAGAAAAATGAACATAATGCAGCTCCAAATAGCACCATTAATGAATTTGGGGAGTTTTGGGTGAATAGCTGCTTAATATATTTTGGGGTATAATCCATTGGTTCGGTTAATAAAGCTGGAATTACAGAACACTACTTCCTTTTAGTGCATATACTAAAAACCGCAAAGTTAGGGAAGCCAACCGACAATCCCGTGGGCAAAACCTTAAAATGCAGAATATCTGTTCTTTAAAAGCTTATTTGTACTTTTGCAGAAGAAGCTCGTCATGAGCACCCTTTTTATTTAAAGAAAAAGAGAAGTGGTAAAAATTGGTGATATAGAATTAGGAGAATTTCCATTATTGCTTGCCCCTATGGAG
It encodes:
- a CDS encoding amino acid carrier protein, which gives rise to MQQLNDILATIDSYIGSSDWFVYVLLGTGLFFTIYLKFPQIRYFGHALKAVKGKFDKEGDEGDTSHFQALTTALSGTVGTGNIAGVAYAIHLGGPAALFWMLVTAFLGMTTKFVEVTLSHKYREKDEKGEIAGGPMYFMKNKLNMKWMAVIFAIATVLSSFGTGSLPQINSIANSLFATFEIPHMLTGGVLAILLGLVIIGGIKRIAKITEKLVPAMAFIYLIGALAVIFYNAGNIVPSFISVFADIFTGSAATGGFMGATFAYAFNRGVNRGLFSNEAGQGSAPIAHAAAKAHEPVSEGMVAILEPFIDTILICTITGLVILSSGVWNTKLDNQFQYSDVTVLASTYDDQNEEDIVQLFDHINGVEELPLFNGDLTVEEGQIIASPSIIHARSLAEGIVFKDEHGFYSGPITVNNGKIANEDAQYLVMRGKSLIHSAPLTTEAFKKSYFQDFGQYIVSIGLLLFAFSTAISWSYYGDRATTYLFSRKGIVYYRIVYVIGFFLASFVDTTIIWTFSGITIALMTLPNLVGILLLHKDMKGTVAQYWTDFKKDWPEEKTPE
- a CDS encoding isoaspartyl peptidase/L-asparaginase — encoded protein: MATKTTISFLLVLLLSIMSSNAQSKKNYALVIHGGAGTILKKNMTNEREKEYRDKLNEVLEAGEKVLAEGGTSLEAVVTAIKIMENSPLFNAGKGAVFTHDGKNELDASIMDGSNLNAGAVAGITTVRNPITAALAVMVNSEHVMLSGKGAEAFAADQELEIVEPSYFFTERRKKSLERAIKREQEGQGYYLDPQEIKNFKYGTVGCVALDQYGNIAAGTSTGGMTNKKWGRIGDAPIIGSGTYANNETCGVSATGHGEYFIRAQVAHDISARMEYKGIPLQEAADEVVMKKLVEMGGSGGIIALDAKGNISMTFNSEGMYRGFVKSDGSKKVMIYKDEE
- a CDS encoding phosphatidate cytidylyltransferase — encoded protein: MRSHLNNLPELTQRIIAALFGASIILGAILWNEWSYFVIFLAICMLSMLEFYKLLGLDGNVPLKTYGMLNGFLMFLLTFLVEKNILANEYYMLIFVGLSAVYVIILYKKADKKPFTSIAFTFLGVIYVGTPFALLNMCAFVDSVYHYEIIIGLLFTLWGSDTGAYFAGKNFGRRPLFARVSPKKTWEGSVGGALTAIGLASIFAYYFPVLATWQWITISIIIVVAGTYGDLVESLFKRSIHIKDSGTTIPGHGGFLDRFDGLLIAAPIIVVFIKLF
- a CDS encoding DUF2007 domain-containing protein, with the translated sequence MSNWKKVYSTTNLYQAELVKTVLEGNNITSIIMDKRDSSYNNFGEKEVYVTDTDVLEALKIIENEVTFE
- a CDS encoding CPBP family intramembrane glutamic endopeptidase; translated protein: MDYTPKYIKQLFTQNSPNSLMVLFGAALCSFFLAQFVGAVLAFVLLGFDQDLLKVLFEDPQSDPANRMILMAVQGANSVMMFIGTPLLYLKFYEKTKPFDAFKTFGGKSLVLMLVLTLFIVLLYMPLSAFIIQWNENIVFPEWMSGFAERAREMEDKVKELTMFLIQFESTTDFLIGLFVVAVLPGIGEELLFRGVLQNKLRSFTNNSHIAIWISAILFSAFHFQFFGFVPRMLLGALFGYLYIWSGTLWVPIFAHFCNNGITLLVFYLSKKEMVDIDQQAENANIWWALTSFWLVIGLLYYFKTQLIGGFGTKEKNSV